A window of Marinobacter salarius contains these coding sequences:
- a CDS encoding acyl-CoA dehydrogenase family protein: MNFDLTEDQLAFRKAARAFAEKAMAPHAAEWDAEHVFPVEVIREAGEMGFCGIYTPEAQGGMGLSRLDTSVIVEELAAACPSTAAYITIHNMATWMVAQFGNSDIQQQIAPKMASGEWLGSYCLTEPGAGSDAGNLRTKATRDGDSYVLNGSKVFISGAGATQMLVVMARTGEPGSGPKGISAFVVPADSDGIHYGKAEEKMGWNSQPTRQITFENVRVPANNRLGEEGQGFMIAMKGLDGGRLNIATCSMGGAQAALLRARNYMHEREQFGQALAGFQALQFKLADMATNLVAARQMVRLAAYRLDQGDTEATLHCAMAKRFATDACFEVCNEALQLHGGYGYIREYPLERYVRDLRVHQILEGTNEIMRLIVARRLLEPGVAEAIQ, from the coding sequence ATGAACTTTGATCTGACCGAAGATCAGCTGGCCTTCCGCAAGGCCGCCAGGGCCTTCGCGGAAAAGGCCATGGCGCCTCACGCCGCCGAATGGGATGCCGAGCATGTGTTTCCAGTGGAAGTGATTCGCGAGGCCGGTGAGATGGGCTTTTGCGGTATTTACACGCCGGAAGCCCAGGGCGGCATGGGGCTGTCGCGGCTGGATACCAGCGTGATTGTGGAAGAACTGGCGGCTGCCTGTCCTTCCACGGCCGCCTACATCACCATCCACAATATGGCGACCTGGATGGTCGCACAGTTTGGCAATTCCGACATCCAGCAACAGATCGCCCCGAAAATGGCCAGTGGTGAGTGGCTGGGTTCGTACTGCCTGACGGAGCCGGGTGCCGGCTCTGACGCCGGTAACCTGCGCACCAAGGCCACACGGGACGGCGACAGTTACGTACTGAACGGCAGCAAGGTGTTTATTTCTGGCGCCGGCGCCACCCAGATGCTGGTGGTAATGGCCCGTACCGGTGAGCCGGGCAGTGGTCCCAAGGGCATTAGTGCATTTGTGGTGCCCGCTGACAGTGATGGCATCCACTACGGCAAGGCCGAGGAAAAAATGGGCTGGAACAGCCAGCCCACCCGCCAGATTACTTTCGAGAACGTACGCGTGCCGGCCAATAACCGGCTGGGTGAAGAAGGTCAGGGCTTCATGATCGCCATGAAAGGCCTGGACGGCGGGCGCCTGAACATTGCCACCTGCTCCATGGGTGGTGCCCAGGCGGCGCTGCTGCGTGCCCGCAATTACATGCACGAGCGCGAGCAGTTCGGCCAGGCCCTGGCGGGCTTTCAGGCGCTGCAGTTCAAACTGGCGGATATGGCAACCAACCTGGTAGCCGCGCGGCAGATGGTTCGCCTGGCAGCCTACCGGCTCGATCAGGGCGATACCGAAGCCACGCTGCATTGCGCCATGGCCAAGCGTTTCGCCACCGATGCGTGTTTCGAGGTGTGCAACGAAGCACTTCAGCTCCACGGTGGTTACGGCTATATCCGCGAGTATCCGCTGGAGCGCTACGTACGCGATCTGCGGGTGCATCAGATTCTGGAAGGCACCAACGAAATCATGCGGCTGATCGTAGCCCGCCGGCTACTGGAGCCTGGTGTCGCTGAAGCTATCCAATAA
- a CDS encoding CoA-acylating methylmalonate-semialdehyde dehydrogenase encodes MKNVPLYIAGEFVQSQTDQWIDVTDPATNEVIARAPCTTDAEMRRAIDNAGEVFKTWKEVPVSERARVMMRYQALLKEHHDEIAEILSSETGKTFEDAKGDVWRGIEVVEHAANIPSLMMGETVENVAREIDTYSYTQPLGVCAGITPFNFPAMIPLWMFPMAIASGNTFILKPSEQDPLTPTRLAELFEEAGAPKGVLQVVHGGKEQVDVLLTDPAIKAVSFVGSVPVGRYIYETGTRNMKRVQSFAGAKNHMVILPDADKNQVVKALVGASVGAAGQRCMAISVAVFVGEAQEWIPEVKEALAAVRPGAWNDKEASYGPIISKQAKDRVESLITRGEEEGAKLLLDGRNCTVDGLPDGNWVGPTLFAGVKPNMDVYKEEIFGPVLACMEVDTLEDAINLVNDSPYGNGTSIFTSSGGAARRYQHEIEVGQVGINVPIPVPLPFFSFTGWKGSFYGDQHAYGKQAVKFYTETKTITCRWFSSDAVAETNFSIRMR; translated from the coding sequence ATGAAAAACGTACCCCTTTATATCGCCGGTGAATTCGTACAGAGCCAAACTGACCAGTGGATTGACGTTACCGATCCTGCCACCAACGAAGTCATAGCACGTGCGCCCTGCACCACAGACGCCGAGATGCGTCGCGCTATCGACAACGCAGGCGAAGTGTTCAAGACCTGGAAAGAGGTCCCGGTCTCCGAGCGCGCCCGGGTGATGATGCGTTACCAGGCCCTGCTGAAAGAGCACCATGATGAAATCGCCGAGATCCTGTCCAGCGAAACCGGCAAAACCTTCGAGGACGCCAAGGGTGACGTATGGCGCGGTATCGAAGTTGTAGAGCACGCAGCCAACATCCCCTCGCTGATGATGGGTGAAACCGTTGAGAACGTGGCTCGTGAAATTGACACCTATTCCTACACCCAGCCGCTGGGTGTCTGTGCCGGTATCACGCCGTTCAACTTCCCGGCCATGATCCCGCTGTGGATGTTCCCGATGGCCATTGCTTCCGGTAACACCTTCATTCTCAAACCGTCCGAGCAGGACCCGCTGACCCCGACGCGTCTGGCGGAGCTGTTTGAAGAAGCAGGCGCCCCCAAGGGTGTGTTGCAGGTCGTCCACGGCGGTAAAGAACAGGTAGACGTGCTGCTGACCGATCCAGCCATCAAGGCCGTGTCGTTTGTTGGCTCCGTGCCGGTGGGCCGTTATATCTACGAAACCGGCACCCGTAACATGAAGCGCGTGCAGAGTTTCGCAGGTGCCAAGAACCACATGGTGATCCTGCCGGATGCCGATAAGAATCAGGTGGTCAAGGCTCTGGTGGGCGCATCCGTTGGTGCTGCCGGCCAGCGCTGTATGGCGATCTCCGTAGCCGTGTTCGTGGGCGAGGCCCAGGAATGGATTCCGGAGGTGAAGGAAGCCCTGGCTGCGGTCAGGCCCGGTGCCTGGAACGACAAAGAAGCCAGCTATGGCCCGATCATTAGCAAACAGGCGAAGGATCGCGTGGAATCACTGATTACCCGCGGTGAGGAAGAGGGCGCCAAACTGCTGTTGGATGGTCGCAATTGCACCGTTGATGGCCTGCCCGATGGCAACTGGGTAGGACCGACGCTGTTCGCCGGGGTCAAGCCGAACATGGATGTCTACAAGGAAGAGATTTTCGGCCCGGTGCTGGCCTGCATGGAAGTGGATACCCTGGAAGACGCCATCAACCTGGTAAACGACAGCCCCTATGGCAACGGTACATCCATCTTTACCAGTTCCGGTGGTGCGGCACGCCGCTACCAACATGAGATTGAAGTGGGTCAGGTGGGTATCAACGTGCCCATTCCGGTGCCCCTGCCGTTCTTCTCCTTCACTGGCTGGAAAGGCTCCTTCTACGGTGACCAGCACGCCTATGGCAAGCAGGCGGTGAAGTTCTACACCGAGACCAAGACCATTACCTGTCGCTGGTTCAGCAGCGATGCGGTGGCTGAAACCAACTTCTCCATCCGCATGCGGTAA